A stretch of the Vanacampus margaritifer isolate UIUO_Vmar chromosome 6, RoL_Vmar_1.0, whole genome shotgun sequence genome encodes the following:
- the LOC144053690 gene encoding uncharacterized protein LOC144053690, whose amino-acid sequence MENIHSMVCFLLGMWLFITRRRKALFERRLQAARRNTAEKMRRVWELLEDDSFPRRRRRRQMMLQLLLKRRRRPSIWAVSRSDVWWDQIVPGFTRAEWIRHFRMSEATFLDICAKLRPAMEKRDTNFRVCVPLKKRVAIAVWKLATNSEYRSIGQLFGVSKTTVCRCLREFCSAACALLLPRHIRFPDPETLGRTAADIEEGWGLPRCVGAIDGSHIPIIAPQENHRDYINAKGWHSIILQGVVDGKGLFWSACASTAGGLRHAQALRESSLWETAEQGRFEPGYYILGDSAYPLKPWLLKAFRQDGTLTPEQRTYNESVRIARVMVRMAFSRLKGRWRCLTKRNDSDIQVVKSMVLTCCALHNICERQGEEYRDQWDTPGVTTTQDVDEEEEEEEEEEEEGGDVRDGLVTFLSSALK is encoded by the exons atggagaACATCCACTCGATGGTGTGCTTTCTGCTCGGCATGTGGCTCTTCATCACCAGGAGAAGGAAAGCCTTGTTCGAGAGGAGACTGCAGGCTGCGCGGAGGAACACCGCGGAGAAAATGAGGAGAGTTTGGGAGTTGTTGGAGGACGACTCGTTTCCGAGACGGAGACGGCGACGCCAGATG ATGCTTCAATTGCTTCTgaagcgccgccgccgcccgagCATCTGGGCGGTAAGCCGCTCCGACGTGTGGTGGGACCAGATCGTCCCGGGCTTTACGCGGGCCGAGTGGATACGCCACTTCCGCATGTCCGAAGCGACCTTCCTGGATATTTGCGCCAAGCTACGGCCGGCCATGGAGAAGCGCGACACCAACTTCCGCGTGTGCGTTCCGCTCAAGAAGCGCGTGGCCATCGCCGTGTGGAAGCTGGCCACCAACAGCGAGTACCGCAGCATCGGCCAACTGTTCGGCGTCAGCAAGACGACGGTGTGCCGCTGCCTGCGGGAGTTCTGCTCGGCCGCGTGCGCTCTGCTGCTGCCGCGCCACATTCGCTTCCCGGATCCGGAGACGCTCGGACGGACGGCGGCCGACATCGAGGAGGGCTGGGGGCTTCCTCGCTGCGTCGGCGCCATCGACGGGTCCCACATTCCCATCATCGCGCCTCAGGAGAACCACCGCGATTACATCAACGCAAAAGGCTGGCATTCCATCATCCTACAAGGCGTGGTGGATGGGAAGGGGCTGTTCTGGAGTGCGTGCGCGAGCACGGCCGGCGGTCTGCGCCACGCCCAAGCACTCAGGGAGTCTTCCTTGTGGGAAACGGCCGAGCAAGGGAGATTCGAACCCGGTTATTACATCCTGGGCGACTCCGCTTACCCGTTAAAGCCGTGGCTGCTGAAAGCGTTCCGGCAAGACGGCACGCTGACGCCAGAGCAGCGCACGTACAACGAGAGCGTGCGCATCGCCAGGGTGATGGTACGCATGGCTTTTTCCAGACTCAAAGGCAGGTGGCGCTGTCTGACCAAGAGGAACGACAGCGACATCCAAGTGGTCAAGTCCATGGTGTTGACCTGCTGCGCGCTGCATAATATATGCGAGCGACAAGGAGAGGAATACAGGGACCAGTGGGACACTCCGGGCGTGACCACGACGCAGGATgtggatgaggaagaggaggaggaggaggaggaggaggaggaaggtggcGATGTACGTGATGGGCTGGTGACATTTTTGAGTAGCGCTTTGAAATAA
- the LOC144053564 gene encoding LOW QUALITY PROTEIN: ornithine decarboxylase antizyme 2-like (The sequence of the model RefSeq protein was modified relative to this genomic sequence to represent the inferred CDS: deleted 1 base in 1 codon): MLNADESSWLAGARLPGSIPQPPGPQWCSDAPHPQLKIPGGRGTVRDHSLGVLLHKDEKLTVTRATEVNGNPSLLRFHYQLSERRSTFWDTAVSEESLFLEIPAGPLAEGSKEGLTALLEFAEEQLKVNSVFLWFSKGREDRLSIIKTFHYMGFEMVKPGDPSVPARPDLAFMLYSLDIGSSSDEE; this comes from the exons ttccTGGTTAGCGGGCGCGCGGCTTCCCGGCTCCATCCCTCAGCCGCCGGGGCCTCAGTGGTGTTCC GATGCCCCTCACCCACAGCTGAAGatcccgggtgggcgagggacGGTCAGGGATCACTCTCTCGGCGTGCTACTACACAAG GACGAGAAGTTGACCGTGACGCGGGCGACGGAGGTGAACGGGAACCCCTCACTGCTGCGCTTCCACTACCAGCTGAGCGAGCGACGCTCCACCTTCTGGGATACGGCCGTGTCGGAAGAGAGCCTCTTCCTGGAGATTCCTGCCGGCCCCCTGGCCGAGGGAAGCAAAGAGGG GCTTACCGCCCTGCTGGAGTTTGCAGAGGAGCAGCTGAAGGTGAACTCCGTCTTCCTGTGGTTCAGCAAAGGCCGAGAGGATCGAC tgtCCATCATCAAGACGTTCCACTACATGGGCTTCGAGATGGTGAAGCCGGGGGACCCCTCGGTTCCGGCCCGGCCCGACTTGGCCTTCATGCTTTACTCTCTGGACATCGGCAGCAGCTCGGATGAGGAGTGA